A single genomic interval of Flavobacterium sp. N2820 harbors:
- the rplO gene encoding 50S ribosomal protein L15, whose translation MNLSNLQPAEGSVHNQNKRVGRGEGSGKGGTAARGHKGAKSRSGYSKKIGFEGGQMPLQRRVPKFGFKNINRVEYQGINLDSLQLLVDNGVVTDTVDFTVFVDTRLATKNSLVKILGRGELTTKLKVSAHKFTASAKAAIEAAGGEAVTL comes from the coding sequence ATGAATTTAAGTAACTTACAACCAGCTGAAGGTTCAGTTCACAACCAAAATAAAAGAGTAGGTAGAGGAGAAGGTTCTGGTAAAGGTGGTACCGCTGCACGTGGACACAAAGGAGCTAAGTCTCGTTCTGGTTATTCTAAGAAAATTGGTTTTGAAGGTGGTCAAATGCCACTTCAAAGACGTGTGCCTAAGTTTGGTTTCAAGAACATTAATAGAGTAGAATATCAAGGTATTAACCTTGATTCGTTACAATTATTAGTAGATAACGGTGTAGTTACCGATACAGTAGATTTTACTGTATTTGTAGATACTCGTTTAGCTACAAAAAATAGCTTAGTAAAGATTTTAGGAAGAGGTGAGCTAACAACAAAACTTAAAGTAAGTGCTCACAAATTTACTGCATCTGCAAAAGCGGCTATCGAGGCTGCTGGTGGAGAAGCTGTAACTTTATAA
- the rpmD gene encoding 50S ribosomal protein L30, with protein sequence MAKLKVKQVRSKINCPLDQKRTLEALGLRKMGQVVEHDANPAILGMVNKVKHLVSVEETK encoded by the coding sequence ATGGCAAAATTAAAAGTAAAACAAGTAAGAAGTAAAATCAATTGTCCTCTTGATCAAAAGAGAACTTTGGAAGCTTTAGGTCTTCGTAAAATGGGACAAGTTGTTGAGCATGATGCAAATCCTGCTATCCTTGGAATGGTAAATAAAGTTAAACACTTAGTTTCTGTTGAAGAAACTAAATAA
- the rpsE gene encoding 30S ribosomal protein S5, with protein MYHNYKNVEIVKPGGLELKDRLVSVNRVTKVTKGGRAFGFSAIVVVGDENGVVGHGLGKSKDVSEAIAKAVEDAKKNLVRIPLNGQSVPHEQKGKFGGARVFLMPASHGTGVIAGGAVRAVLESVGIHDVLSKSQGSSNPHNVVKATFDALLQMRSALTVAKQRGVSLEKVFKG; from the coding sequence ATGTATCATAATTATAAAAACGTAGAGATTGTAAAACCAGGAGGTCTTGAATTAAAAGACCGTTTGGTGAGTGTAAATCGTGTTACTAAAGTTACTAAAGGGGGTAGAGCATTTGGTTTCTCTGCTATCGTAGTAGTTGGTGATGAAAACGGTGTGGTAGGTCATGGGTTAGGAAAATCTAAAGATGTTTCTGAAGCTATTGCAAAAGCAGTAGAAGATGCTAAGAAAAATCTAGTTAGAATTCCTTTAAATGGTCAGTCTGTACCTCATGAACAAAAAGGTAAATTTGGTGGAGCAAGAGTGTTTTTAATGCCTGCTTCTCATGGTACTGGAGTAATTGCTGGTGGTGCGGTTCGTGCCGTATTAGAATCAGTAGGTATTCATGATGTATTATCTAAATCACAAGGTTCTTCTAACCCTCATAACGTAGTAAAAGCAACTTTTGATGCTTTATTACAAATGAGAAGCGCTTTAACGGTAGCTAAACAAAGAGGAGTATCTTTAGAAAAAGTATTCAAAGGTTAA
- the rplR gene encoding 50S ribosomal protein L18 translates to MSLTKSERRQRIKFRIRKIVSGTAAQPRLSVFRSNKEIYAQIIDDVNGTTLVAASSRDKDVAQGTSVETAKAVGKLVAEKALKAGISTISFDRGGYLYHGRVKSLAEGAREAGLKF, encoded by the coding sequence ATGTCATTAACGAAATCTGAAAGAAGACAAAGAATTAAGTTCAGAATCAGAAAGATTGTAAGCGGAACTGCTGCTCAACCAAGACTTTCTGTATTCAGAAGTAATAAAGAAATCTATGCGCAAATCATAGATGACGTAAACGGAACTACATTAGTAGCAGCTTCATCGAGAGATAAAGATGTTGCTCAAGGAACTTCTGTTGAAACTGCAAAAGCAGTTGGTAAATTAGTTGCTGAAAAAGCACTTAAAGCAGGTATTTCAACAATCTCTTTTGATAGAGGTGGGTATTTATACCATGGACGTGTGAAATCATTAGCTGAAGGAGCTAGAGAAGCTGGACTTAAATTCTAA
- the rplF gene encoding 50S ribosomal protein L6, whose amino-acid sequence MSRIGKNPIAIPAGITVEVKDAVVTVKGKLGELTQEFSDVTVKIEDNQVIVERSSDHKDERAKHGLYRSLINNMIIGVSEGFTKELELVGVGYRASNQGQKLDLALGFSHNIVLEVVKEVTVETVSEKGKNPIVKLSSFDKQLLGQVAAKIRGFRKPEPYKGKGVKFVGEELRRKAGKSA is encoded by the coding sequence ATGTCAAGAATAGGTAAAAATCCAATTGCAATTCCAGCAGGAATAACTGTAGAAGTTAAAGATGCTGTAGTTACAGTAAAAGGGAAATTAGGCGAGCTTACTCAAGAATTTTCTGATGTAACAGTTAAAATCGAAGATAACCAAGTTATCGTTGAGCGTTCGTCAGATCATAAAGATGAGAGAGCGAAACACGGACTTTATCGTTCATTAATCAATAACATGATTATTGGTGTTTCTGAAGGTTTTACAAAAGAGTTAGAATTAGTTGGAGTAGGTTATAGAGCATCTAATCAAGGACAAAAACTTGATTTAGCTTTAGGATTTTCTCACAACATCGTTTTAGAAGTTGTAAAAGAAGTTACTGTTGAAACAGTATCAGAAAAAGGTAAAAATCCGATAGTAAAATTATCATCATTCGACAAACAATTATTAGGTCAAGTAGCTGCGAAGATCAGAGGTTTCCGCAAACCTGAACCATATAAAGGAAAAGGAGTTAAGTTTGTAGGAGAAGAACTAAGAAGAAAAGCAGGTAAATCAGCTTAA
- the rpsH gene encoding 30S ribosomal protein S8 has product MYTDPIADYLTRVRNAVRANHKVVEIPASNMKKEITKILFDQGYILSYKFDDNSVQGTIKIALKYDKDTKESVIKDIQRISKPGLRKYAGSSDLPRILNGLGIAIVSTSKGLMTGKQAKQLNVGGEVVCYVY; this is encoded by the coding sequence ATGTATACAGATCCAATTGCCGATTATCTTACGAGAGTTAGAAATGCAGTGAGAGCTAACCACAAAGTGGTAGAAATTCCTGCATCTAACATGAAAAAAGAAATCACAAAGATTTTATTCGATCAAGGATATATCTTAAGTTATAAATTTGATGATAACTCTGTACAGGGTACTATCAAAATTGCTCTTAAGTATGATAAAGACACGAAAGAGTCAGTTATCAAAGACATCCAAAGAATTAGTAAACCAGGTTTACGTAAATATGCTGGTTCATCAGACTTACCAAGAATCTTAAATGGTTTAGGTATTGCTATTGTTTCTACATCAAAAGGATTGATGACAGGAAAACAAGCTAAGCAATTAAATGTTGGTGGTGAAGTTGTTTGTTACGTATATTAA
- the rpsN gene encoding 30S ribosomal protein S14 gives MAKESMKAREVKRQAVVDKYAEKRKALKAAGDFEALQKLPKNASPVRLHNRCKLTGRPRGYMRQFGLSRVTFREMANQGLIPGVKKASW, from the coding sequence ATGGCTAAAGAATCAATGAAAGCCCGTGAGGTAAAGAGACAAGCAGTTGTTGACAAATATGCAGAGAAAAGAAAAGCGCTTAAGGCTGCTGGAGATTTTGAAGCATTACAAAAATTACCTAAAAATGCATCACCAGTACGTTTACACAATCGTTGTAAATTAACAGGTAGACCAAGAGGGTATATGCGTCAATTCGGTCTTTCTCGTGTTACATTCCGTGAAATGGCTAACCAAGGATTAATTCCAGGTGTTAAAAAAGCATCTTGGTAA
- the rplE gene encoding 50S ribosomal protein L5, with amino-acid sequence MAYIPRLKEEYKSRVIAALTEEFGYKNVMQVPKLEKIVVSRGVGAAVSDKKLVDYAVEEMTKITGQKAVATISKKDVASFKLRKGMPIGAKVTLRGERMYEFLDRLITSSLPRVRDFSGIKSTGFDGRGNYNLGVLEQIIFPEIDIDKVNKISGFDITFVTSAQTDKEAKSLLAELGLPFKKN; translated from the coding sequence ATGGCATATATTCCTAGACTAAAAGAAGAATATAAGAGCAGAGTAATTGCTGCTCTTACAGAAGAATTCGGTTACAAAAACGTAATGCAAGTTCCAAAACTTGAAAAAATCGTTGTAAGCCGTGGAGTTGGTGCAGCTGTATCTGACAAAAAGTTAGTGGATTACGCTGTTGAAGAAATGACAAAAATTACTGGGCAAAAAGCAGTTGCTACAATCTCTAAAAAGGACGTTGCGTCTTTCAAATTGAGAAAAGGTATGCCAATTGGTGCTAAAGTAACTTTACGTGGAGAAAGAATGTATGAATTCTTAGATAGATTGATTACTTCATCTTTGCCACGTGTTAGAGATTTCAGCGGAATTAAATCTACAGGGTTTGACGGAAGAGGAAATTATAACTTAGGTGTTTTAGAACAAATCATTTTCCCAGAAATTGATATTGATAAAGTAAACAAAATATCTGGTTTTGATATCACTTTTGTAACGTCTGCTCAAACAGATAAAGAAGCAAAATCATTATTAGCGGAATTAGGATTACCTTTTAAAAAGAATTAA
- the rplX gene encoding 50S ribosomal protein L24 — MIKLKIKSGDIVRVIAGDHKGSEGKIVRVLREKNKAIVEGVNMVSKHTKPSAKNPQGGIVKKEAPIHVSNLSLIDPKSKETTKVGFKQEGDKKVRFSKKSNQVL, encoded by the coding sequence ATGATAAAGCTAAAAATAAAATCAGGAGATATCGTAAGAGTTATTGCTGGAGACCACAAAGGTTCTGAAGGTAAAATTGTACGTGTTCTTCGTGAGAAAAACAAAGCGATTGTTGAAGGAGTTAACATGGTTTCAAAACATACAAAACCAAGTGCAAAAAACCCTCAAGGAGGAATCGTTAAGAAAGAAGCTCCTATTCATGTGTCTAACTTGTCTTTAATTGACCCAAAGTCAAAAGAAACGACTAAAGTTGGTTTCAAACAAGAAGGAGACAAGAAAGTGAGATTTTCAAAAAAATCTAATCAAGTACTATAG
- the rplN gene encoding 50S ribosomal protein L14 — MVQQESRLKVADNTGAKEVLTIRVLGGTKRRYASVGDKIVVSIKDATPNGNVKKGAVSTAVVVRTKKEVRRADGSYIRFDDNACVLLNAAGEMRGTRVFGPVARELREKQFMKIVSLAPEVL; from the coding sequence ATGGTACAACAAGAGTCAAGATTAAAAGTAGCAGATAATACGGGAGCTAAAGAAGTTTTAACTATCCGTGTTTTAGGAGGAACGAAACGTCGTTATGCCTCTGTTGGTGACAAAATTGTAGTTTCAATTAAAGATGCAACTCCAAACGGAAACGTTAAAAAAGGAGCGGTATCAACTGCAGTGGTTGTACGTACCAAAAAAGAAGTGAGAAGAGCTGATGGATCTTACATCCGTTTTGACGATAACGCATGTGTATTGTTAAACGCTGCAGGAGAAATGAGAGGAACTCGTGTTTTTGGTCCAGTTGCCAGAGAACTTCGTGAAAAACAATTCATGAAAATTGTATCATTAGCACCAGAAGTGCTTTAA
- the rpsQ gene encoding 30S ribosomal protein S17 → MEKRNLRKERVGVVTSNKMEKSIVVSETRKVKHPLYGKFVLKTKKYVAHDETNDCNIGDTVKIMETRPLSKSKCWRLVEIIERAK, encoded by the coding sequence ATGGAAAAAAGAAATTTAAGAAAAGAGAGAGTTGGGGTTGTTACTAGCAACAAAATGGAGAAATCTATTGTTGTTTCTGAAACAAGAAAAGTAAAACACCCATTATACGGTAAGTTCGTGTTAAAAACTAAAAAATACGTTGCACACGACGAAACAAACGATTGTAACATTGGAGATACAGTAAAGATCATGGAAACAAGACCTTTATCTAAATCAAAATGTTGGAGATTAGTTGAAATCATTGAAAGAGCTAAGTAA
- the rpmC gene encoding 50S ribosomal protein L29 produces the protein MKQSEIKNLSAAELQEQLSQLKKTYTDLKNAHAISPIQNPLQLRGLRRSVARLHTELTKRELQ, from the coding sequence ATGAAACAATCAGAAATTAAAAATCTATCTGCAGCTGAGTTACAAGAACAACTTAGTCAGTTAAAGAAAACGTATACCGACCTAAAAAATGCTCATGCAATTTCGCCAATCCAAAATCCTCTTCAATTAAGAGGTTTAAGAAGATCAGTTGCGAGATTACACACAGAGTTAACTAAAAGAGAGTTACAATAA
- the rplP gene encoding 50S ribosomal protein L16, translating into MLQPKRTKYRKVQKGRMKGVSQRGHELSNGMFGIKSLDSSFITSRQIEAARIAATRFMKREGQLWIKIFPDKPITKKPLEVRMGKGKGAVEYWAAVVKPGKIMFEVGGVPLSVAKEALRLAAQKLPVKTKFIVARDFEA; encoded by the coding sequence ATGTTACAGCCTAAAAGAACAAAATACCGTAAGGTACAGAAAGGTAGAATGAAAGGCGTTTCTCAAAGAGGACACGAACTTTCAAATGGAATGTTTGGTATCAAATCTTTAGATTCTTCATTTATTACTTCTCGTCAAATTGAAGCAGCTCGTATCGCAGCAACTCGTTTCATGAAAAGAGAAGGTCAATTATGGATCAAAATATTTCCAGATAAACCTATTACAAAGAAACCATTAGAAGTACGTATGGGTAAAGGTAAAGGTGCAGTTGAGTATTGGGCTGCAGTTGTTAAACCTGGTAAAATTATGTTTGAAGTTGGAGGAGTTCCTCTATCAGTTGCAAAAGAAGCTTTACGCTTAGCAGCTCAAAAACTTCCTGTTAAAACTAAGTTTATCGTTGCTAGAGATTTCGAAGCATAA
- the rpsC gene encoding 30S ribosomal protein S3: MGQKTNPIGNRLGIIRGWDSNWYGGNDYGDKIAEDYKIRKYIHARLSKASVSKIIIERTLKLVTVTITTARPGIIIGKGGQEVDKLKEELKKITDKEVQINIFEIKRPELDAYLVGTSIARQIESRISYRRAIKMAIAAAMRMNAEGIKVQISGRLNGAEMARSENFKEGRIPLSTFRADIDYSLAEAHTTYGRMGIKVWIMKGEVYGKRDLSPLVGMDKQKSKPSGSSAPKRDGNKPNARKRK, translated from the coding sequence ATGGGACAAAAGACAAATCCAATAGGAAATAGACTTGGTATCATCAGAGGATGGGACTCAAACTGGTATGGAGGTAATGACTACGGTGATAAAATCGCTGAAGATTACAAAATCAGAAAGTATATCCATGCACGTTTATCTAAAGCTAGTGTATCAAAAATAATTATCGAGAGAACTTTAAAACTTGTAACCGTTACTATCACTACTGCTAGACCTGGTATTATTATCGGAAAAGGTGGTCAAGAGGTAGACAAGTTAAAAGAAGAACTTAAGAAAATTACTGACAAAGAAGTTCAAATCAACATCTTTGAAATTAAAAGACCTGAACTTGATGCTTACTTAGTAGGTACAAGTATTGCTCGTCAAATTGAAAGTAGAATTTCATACAGAAGAGCAATTAAAATGGCTATTGCTGCTGCAATGCGTATGAACGCAGAAGGTATCAAAGTACAAATTTCTGGTCGTTTGAATGGTGCTGAAATGGCACGTTCAGAAAACTTTAAAGAAGGTAGAATTCCTTTGTCAACTTTCAGAGCTGATATTGATTATTCATTAGCTGAAGCACATACTACTTATGGTAGAATGGGTATCAAAGTATGGATAATGAAAGGTGAGGTTTATGGAAAAAGAGATCTTTCTCCGTTAGTAGGAATGGACAAACAAAAGTCTAAACCTTCAGGATCTTCTGCTCCAAAAAGAGATGGAAATAAGCCAAACGCACGCAAAAGAAAGTAA
- the rplV gene encoding 50S ribosomal protein L22 gives MGVRKRETADARKEANKSIAFAKLNNCPTSPRKMRLVADLVRGQKVELALNILRFSQKEASRKLEKLLLSAINNYVQKNEDANLEEAGLFVKTITVDGGMMLKRLRPAPQGRAHRIRKRSNHVTIVLGSNNNTQSN, from the coding sequence ATGGGAGTTCGTAAAAGAGAAACTGCAGACGCAAGAAAAGAGGCTAACAAGTCTATTGCATTTGCTAAATTAAATAACTGTCCAACTTCACCTAGAAAAATGCGATTAGTTGCAGATTTAGTAAGAGGTCAGAAAGTTGAACTAGCTCTTAATATTTTAAGATTTAGTCAAAAAGAAGCTTCAAGAAAATTAGAAAAATTGTTATTATCTGCCATAAACAATTATGTACAGAAAAACGAAGATGCTAATTTAGAAGAAGCAGGCTTATTTGTAAAAACGATTACAGTAGATGGTGGAATGATGTTAAAAAGACTTCGTCCAGCTCCGCAAGGTCGTGCACACAGAATTAGAAAACGTTCTAACCACGTTACAATCGTGTTAGGATCAAATAATAACACACAAAGCAATTAA
- the rpsS gene encoding 30S ribosomal protein S19 produces the protein MARSLKKGPFVHYKLEKKVQENIAGGNKGVVKTWSRASMITPDFVGQTIAVHNGRQFVPVYVTENMVGHKLGEFSPTRSFRGHAGAKNKGKK, from the coding sequence ATGGCACGTTCATTAAAAAAAGGACCATTTGTTCACTATAAATTAGAGAAGAAAGTTCAAGAAAATATCGCTGGTGGCAATAAAGGTGTTGTTAAGACTTGGTCTAGAGCATCAATGATTACTCCAGATTTTGTTGGACAGACAATCGCAGTTCACAATGGTCGTCAGTTTGTACCAGTTTACGTTACAGAAAACATGGTAGGACACAAATTAGGAGAGTTTTCACCAACAAGATCTTTTAGAGGTCATGCTGGGGCTAAAAATAAAGGTAAAAAATAA
- the rplB gene encoding 50S ribosomal protein L2, whose translation MSVRKLKPITPGQRFRVVNSFDTITTDKPERSLIAPKKNSGGRNSQGKMTMRYTGGGHKQKYRIIDFKRTKDGIPATVKTIEYDPNRSAFISLLYYADGAKTYIIAQNGLQVGQTVVSGVDASPEIGNAMPLSKIPLGTVISCIELRPGQGAVIARSAGTFAQLMARDGKYATIKMPSGETRLILLTCSATIGAVSNSDHQLIVSGKAGRSRWLGRRPRTRPVAMNPVDHPMGGGEGRSSGGHPRSRKGLPAKGYRTRSKVNPSNKYIVERRKK comes from the coding sequence ATGTCAGTTAGAAAATTAAAACCTATTACCCCAGGTCAGCGATTTAGAGTTGTTAATAGCTTTGACACTATTACAACTGATAAGCCGGAGCGTTCATTGATCGCACCGAAAAAAAACTCTGGAGGTAGAAATAGTCAAGGAAAGATGACCATGCGTTACACAGGCGGTGGTCACAAACAAAAGTATCGTATTATTGATTTTAAAAGAACTAAAGATGGAATTCCAGCTACAGTTAAAACAATAGAGTACGATCCAAATCGTTCAGCTTTTATTTCATTATTGTACTATGCTGATGGAGCTAAAACTTACATCATTGCACAAAATGGATTACAAGTTGGGCAAACTGTAGTTTCAGGTGTTGATGCGTCTCCAGAAATTGGAAATGCAATGCCTTTAAGTAAAATTCCTCTAGGAACTGTTATTTCGTGTATCGAATTAAGACCAGGTCAAGGAGCTGTAATCGCTCGTTCTGCAGGAACTTTCGCTCAATTAATGGCAAGAGATGGAAAATATGCAACAATTAAAATGCCTTCAGGTGAAACAAGATTAATCTTGTTGACTTGTTCAGCAACAATTGGAGCAGTTTCTAACTCAGACCACCAATTAATCGTATCAGGAAAAGCTGGTAGATCAAGATGGTTAGGTAGAAGACCAAGAACAAGACCAGTAGCAATGAACCCAGTTGATCACCCTATGGGAGGTGGTGAAGGACGTTCATCTGGAGGTCATCCACGTTCAAGAAAAGGTTTACCTGCTAAAGGTTATAGAACTCGTTCTAAAGTTAACCCGAGTAATAAGTATATTGTAGAACGTAGAAAGAAATAA
- the rplW gene encoding 50S ribosomal protein L23: MSIIIKPIITEKITKDGEIFNRFGFVVAKTANKIQIKNAVEAAFGVNVVAVNTLNYRADRSVKYTKSGLISGKTNAYKKAIVQVQEGETIDFYTNI; this comes from the coding sequence ATGAGCATCATAATTAAGCCTATTATAACTGAGAAAATAACTAAAGATGGTGAAATTTTTAACCGTTTTGGTTTTGTAGTTGCTAAAACTGCTAACAAAATTCAGATCAAAAATGCTGTTGAGGCAGCTTTTGGTGTGAATGTAGTTGCAGTTAATACATTAAACTACAGAGCTGATAGAAGTGTTAAATATACCAAAAGTGGTTTAATCAGTGGGAAAACAAATGCTTACAAAAAAGCAATTGTACAAGTTCAAGAGGGAGAAACAATAGATTTTTATACTAATATCTAA
- the rplD gene encoding 50S ribosomal protein L4, translating into MEVKVLDINGKETGRKVQLSDSVFAIEPNKHAVYLDVKQYLANQRQGNHKAKERAEVAGSTRKIKKQKGTGTARAGSAKNPLFKGGGTVFGPRPRSYSFKLNKNLKRLARKSALSLKVNESNLVVVEDFTFETPNTKNFINVLKSLGLDNKKSLFVLGDANKNVYLSSRNLKTSSVVTTSELSTYAILNAKSLVLLEGAVDGIEANLSK; encoded by the coding sequence ATGGAAGTAAAAGTTTTAGATATCAACGGAAAAGAAACTGGAAGAAAAGTTCAACTTTCTGATTCAGTTTTCGCAATCGAGCCAAACAAACACGCTGTATATTTAGATGTAAAGCAATATTTGGCTAATCAAAGACAAGGAAACCACAAAGCTAAAGAAAGAGCTGAAGTTGCAGGAAGTACTCGTAAAATTAAAAAACAAAAAGGAACAGGAACTGCTCGTGCAGGTTCTGCAAAAAATCCTTTGTTTAAAGGTGGAGGTACCGTTTTTGGACCAAGACCAAGAAGCTATTCATTTAAATTGAACAAAAACTTAAAAAGATTAGCTCGTAAATCAGCTCTATCTTTAAAAGTAAATGAGTCAAATTTAGTGGTAGTTGAAGATTTTACATTTGAAACACCAAACACTAAAAATTTCATTAACGTATTGAAATCTTTAGGGTTAGATAATAAAAAATCTTTATTTGTGTTGGGTGATGCAAATAAAAATGTATATTTGTCGTCACGTAATTTAAAAACGTCTAGCGTTGTAACTACTTCAGAATTAAGCACTTATGCAATTTTAAATGCAAAAAGTTTAGTTCTTTTAGAAGGTGCTGTAGATGGAATTGAAGCTAATTTAAGTAAATAA
- the rplC gene encoding 50S ribosomal protein L3, translating to MSGLIGRKIGMTSIFDENGKNIPCTVIECGPCVVTQVRTNEVDGYSAIQLGFDDKAEKRSIKAELGHFKKAGTAAKKKVVEFKGFEQEYKLGDVIAVDLFAEGEFVDVLGVSKGKGFQGVVKRHGFGGVGQATHGQHNRLRAPGSVGASSYPSRVFKGMRMAGRMGGDNVTVQNLRVLKVVGEKNLLVVKGCVPGHKSSYVIIQK from the coding sequence ATGTCTGGGTTAATCGGAAGAAAAATTGGCATGACTAGCATCTTTGATGAGAACGGGAAAAATATTCCTTGTACTGTAATTGAGTGTGGTCCATGCGTTGTTACCCAAGTCAGAACCAATGAAGTAGACGGATATTCTGCTATTCAGTTAGGTTTCGATGACAAAGCTGAAAAACGTTCTATTAAAGCTGAGTTAGGTCACTTTAAGAAAGCGGGAACAGCTGCAAAGAAAAAAGTCGTTGAATTCAAAGGTTTTGAACAGGAGTACAAATTAGGCGATGTAATCGCTGTTGACTTATTCGCTGAAGGTGAATTTGTTGATGTATTAGGAGTTTCTAAAGGAAAAGGATTCCAAGGGGTTGTTAAACGTCATGGTTTTGGCGGTGTTGGACAAGCAACACACGGTCAACACAACCGTTTAAGAGCGCCAGGATCTGTAGGAGCGTCATCTTATCCATCTAGAGTATTCAAAGGAATGCGTATGGCTGGAAGAATGGGAGGAGATAATGTAACAGTACAAAACCTTAGAGTTTTAAAAGTGGTAGGTGAGAAAAATCTTTTAGTAGTAAAAGGTTGTGTTCCAGGTCACAAAAGCTCTTATGTAATCATTCAGAAGTAA
- the rpsJ gene encoding 30S ribosomal protein S10, protein MSQKIRIKLKSYDHMLVDKSAEKIVKTVKSTGAVVTGPIPLPTHKKIFTVLRSPHVNKKSREQFELSSYKRLLDIYSSSSKTIDALMKLELPSGVEVEIKV, encoded by the coding sequence ATGAGTCAAAAAATCAGAATAAAATTAAAATCTTACGATCACATGTTGGTTGATAAATCAGCAGAGAAGATTGTAAAAACTGTAAAAAGTACAGGTGCAGTAGTAACGGGTCCAATTCCATTACCAACACACAAAAAGATTTTTACTGTATTACGTTCTCCACACGTTAACAAAAAATCAAGAGAGCAGTTCGAATTAAGTTCATACAAGAGATTGTTAGATATCTACAGTTCTTCTTCAAAAACTATCGATGCTTTAATGAAATTGGAATTACCAAGCGGAGTTGAAGTAGAAATCAAAGTATAA